CCTCGCCTTTAGTTCCCTTGACTTTGCTGAGGATATTGGTATACTTGCAGCCGCTGCGGTTCGAGGCAAGGCCGCTTCCCGGACGAAATCGGATCTCAGGTGCTAGATGTTGGAAGTCCGGACATGACGAACCAGATGCCTGTAGCCGCTGTTCTCTCGCCATCAACCCTTTCTAAGGAGGCGTTACGACCAGGATTCTGAAGAAGCAGGTGCTCTCTCCGGGAATAAAGCGTTTTGAGTTGGATGCTGCGGAGATAGCACGTAAGGCTCTGCCCGGGCAGTTCGTTGTCCTTCGGGTTAACGAAGAGGGCGAACGGATTCCGCTGACCGTGGCGGATACCATGCCCGACAAGGGCATTCTCGTCATCGTGTTCCAGGAGGCCGGCAAGTCGACAAAGCTCCTGGGTTCGCTCAACGAGGGCGACTCGATACTCGACCTGATCGGCCCGTTGGGCCGGCACTCGCATATCGAGAAGTTCGGAACCGTGGTCTGTATCGGTGGCGGGGTCGGGACGCCCGAGATCTTCCCGGTGGCCCGGGCCCTTAAGCAGTCCGACAACAAGGTCATCTCCATCATCGGGTTCCGAAGCCAGGACCTGATACTGATGGCCGATGAGATGAAATCCGTTTCGGATGAGTTGATTGTCGCTACCGACGATGGCTCGAACGGAAACAAGGGTTTCGTCACCGACATGCTGAAGAAAGTAATTGACCGGGGCGAGAAGATCGACCACGTCTTCGCGGTCGGGCCGGTGATAATGATGAAGATGGTGTCGAAGACAAGCGAACCGTACAAGATTCCGACCGTTGTTTCACTCAACCCGATCATGCTCGACGCGACCGGGATGTGCGGTGTCTGCCGAGTGGATGTGGGCGGCGAGTCGAAGCTGGCCTGCGTGGACGGGCCGGAGTTCGATGGGCACAAGGTTGACTTCGACGGCTTGATGGCCCGGCTGCGTACGTATCTGCCGGAAGAGAAGCTGTCGCTCGAGCAGTACGAGGCGGCCAAGCCCAAAGGCGGCTGCTGCGGGGGCAAAGGAGGCTGCTGTGCCTAAGTCGAGTCCGACCAAAACACCGATGCGCGAGCAGGACCCCCAGGTCA
Above is a window of candidate division WOR-3 bacterium DNA encoding:
- a CDS encoding sulfide/dihydroorotate dehydrogenase-like FAD/NAD-binding protein; this encodes MLKKQVLSPGIKRFELDAAEIARKALPGQFVVLRVNEEGERIPLTVADTMPDKGILVIVFQEAGKSTKLLGSLNEGDSILDLIGPLGRHSHIEKFGTVVCIGGGVGTPEIFPVARALKQSDNKVISIIGFRSQDLILMADEMKSVSDELIVATDDGSNGNKGFVTDMLKKVIDRGEKIDHVFAVGPVIMMKMVSKTSEPYKIPTVVSLNPIMLDATGMCGVCRVDVGGESKLACVDGPEFDGHKVDFDGLMARLRTYLPEEKLSLEQYEAAKPKGGCCGGKGGCCA